One genomic region from Streptomyces sp. NBC_00457 encodes:
- a CDS encoding ABC transporter ATP-binding protein: protein MTPTVSASGLSLRYGGTRALDDVALRLTPGVTGLLGPNGAGKTTLLRVLATAVPADSGAFTVLGQDPSTTSGRQEVRRNLGYLPQTPGFHQDFTAFEFVDYVAILKELTDRAARHREVRRVLECVDLSDVRGKRIKKLSGGMRQRVALAAALVGDPGFLVLDEPTVGLDPEQRMRFRELIATAGEGRTVLLSTHQTEDVAMLCHRVLVMAGGTIRFDGTPAELTARAAGRVWSSAERAPGAKAGWRTGMGTYRNVGDPPPGAELLDPTLEDGYLLSLDGEHAEVAA from the coding sequence ATGACCCCCACCGTCTCCGCCTCCGGGCTCAGCCTCCGCTACGGCGGCACACGCGCCCTGGACGACGTCGCGCTGCGGCTCACGCCGGGTGTGACGGGCCTGCTGGGCCCCAACGGCGCGGGAAAGACCACCCTGTTGCGGGTGCTCGCCACCGCGGTCCCCGCCGACAGCGGCGCCTTCACGGTCCTCGGCCAGGACCCGTCGACCACATCCGGCCGCCAGGAGGTCCGCCGCAACCTCGGCTACCTCCCCCAAACCCCCGGTTTCCACCAGGACTTCACGGCCTTCGAGTTCGTCGACTACGTGGCGATCCTCAAGGAGCTCACCGACCGCGCCGCACGGCACCGGGAGGTGCGGCGGGTGCTGGAGTGCGTCGATCTGTCCGACGTACGCGGCAAGCGGATCAAGAAGCTGTCCGGCGGTATGCGGCAGCGGGTCGCACTGGCCGCCGCGCTCGTCGGCGACCCCGGTTTCCTCGTCCTCGACGAGCCGACCGTCGGCCTCGACCCCGAACAGCGCATGCGGTTCCGGGAGTTGATCGCCACGGCCGGAGAAGGCCGTACGGTCCTGCTCTCCACCCACCAGACCGAGGACGTGGCGATGCTCTGCCACCGGGTCCTGGTCATGGCGGGCGGCACCATCCGCTTCGACGGCACCCCCGCCGAGCTGACCGCACGAGCGGCCGGCCGGGTGTGGAGCAGCGCGGAGCGCGCGCCGGGCGCGAAGGCGGGCTGGCGGACGGGGATGGGGACATACCGCAATGTGGGCGACCCGCCCCCCGGCGCCGAACTCCTCGACCCCACCCTGGAGGACGGCTACCTCCTCTCCCTCGACGGCGAGCACGCGGAGGTGGCCGCGTGA
- a CDS encoding GntR family transcriptional regulator, producing MVEYRIDRHSGVATYVQIVQQTKQALRLGLLEQGDKLPTAREVVEATAINPNTVLKAYRELEREGLVEARRGLGTFIRRGLSTTPADSPLRGELDAWADRAREAGLGREDVAALFTAVLDSHFAAGEKHLQGDPS from the coding sequence ATGGTCGAGTACCGCATCGACCGGCACAGCGGCGTGGCCACCTACGTCCAGATCGTCCAGCAGACCAAGCAGGCGCTCCGCCTGGGCCTGCTGGAGCAGGGAGACAAGCTCCCCACGGCCCGCGAGGTCGTCGAAGCCACCGCCATCAACCCCAACACCGTCCTCAAGGCCTACCGCGAACTGGAGCGGGAGGGCCTGGTCGAGGCACGCCGGGGCCTGGGCACCTTTATCCGCCGCGGACTGAGCACCACCCCCGCCGACTCCCCCCTGCGCGGCGAGCTGGACGCCTGGGCGGACCGGGCCCGCGAGGCGGGGCTCGGACGGGAGGACGTGGCCGCACTCTTCACCGCCGTACTCGACTCACACTTCGCCGCAGGCGAGAAGCACCTCCAGGGAGACCCGTCATGA
- a CDS encoding RNA polymerase sigma factor, protein MSETRSDGDLLRAIAADGDRRAFEELYRRFAPWLAARLRGRCADAGIVDDVVQETFLAVWRGKARYREDGDVAGWLWRIGSRRLVDALRGDGARGRLRQALTRLRHRDEASAEERVLAGVEHGDLAGALVRLSPELRAVLQATVIDGLTTREAAVVLGIPPGTVKTRAMRARKQLREALA, encoded by the coding sequence GTGAGCGAAACGAGAAGCGACGGGGATCTGCTGCGGGCCATCGCGGCGGACGGGGACCGGCGCGCCTTCGAGGAGCTGTACCGGCGGTTCGCACCCTGGCTCGCCGCCCGGCTGCGCGGCCGGTGCGCCGACGCCGGGATAGTCGACGACGTCGTGCAGGAGACGTTCCTCGCGGTGTGGCGGGGCAAGGCCCGCTACCGGGAGGACGGGGATGTGGCCGGGTGGCTGTGGCGCATCGGGTCGCGGCGGCTGGTCGACGCGCTGCGGGGCGACGGGGCGCGCGGCCGGCTGCGGCAGGCGCTGACGCGGCTGCGGCACCGGGACGAGGCGTCCGCGGAGGAGCGCGTGCTCGCGGGGGTCGAGCACGGGGACCTCGCGGGTGCGCTGGTGAGGCTCTCACCGGAGCTGCGCGCGGTGCTCCAGGCGACGGTCATCGACGGGCTGACCACCCGCGAGGCCGCCGTCGTGCTGGGGATTCCGCCCGGCACGGTCAAGACGCGGGCGATGCGTGCCCGCAAGCAACTGCGGGAGGCGCTGGCATGA
- a CDS encoding zf-HC2 domain-containing protein: protein MTWHVPEEDLRSYARGELTAPALWSTDTHLTACSPCRAVLAEVSDPVALDAGWERLDAELDVPRPGWFEALLVRLGVPDHTARLLTATPVMRGSWLGSVLALLVLTVLVTNLSPVTDSPTLFLALAPLLPLAGVAVSYGPALDPTYEMAVVSPLHGFRLLMIRTVAVLTAGLALNGLATLALPAYGLRALAWLLPALALTATGLALTPRLGPVLAPSLVGGGWIALLLVAEATADGPLAPFTAAGQSTAAAVAVLAAGLLFFLRDRFDLFHGSPA, encoded by the coding sequence ATGACCTGGCACGTACCTGAAGAAGATCTACGGTCGTACGCCCGCGGCGAGCTGACCGCCCCCGCCCTCTGGTCCACCGACACCCACCTCACCGCCTGCTCCCCCTGCCGGGCCGTGCTCGCCGAGGTCAGCGACCCGGTCGCGCTCGACGCCGGCTGGGAGCGGCTGGACGCCGAGCTGGACGTGCCCCGGCCGGGGTGGTTCGAGGCGCTGCTGGTGCGCCTCGGGGTGCCCGATCACACGGCGCGGCTGCTCACGGCGACGCCGGTGATGCGCGGCTCCTGGCTGGGCTCGGTCCTCGCGCTGCTCGTGCTGACCGTGCTGGTGACGAACCTGTCCCCGGTCACCGACTCGCCCACGCTGTTCCTCGCCCTCGCTCCGCTGCTGCCCCTTGCCGGGGTCGCGGTGTCGTACGGGCCCGCGCTGGACCCGACGTACGAGATGGCCGTCGTCTCCCCGTTGCACGGGTTCCGGCTGCTGATGATCCGGACGGTCGCCGTGCTCACCGCCGGACTCGCCCTCAACGGACTGGCGACGCTCGCCCTCCCGGCATACGGCCTGCGTGCCCTCGCCTGGCTGCTGCCCGCGCTCGCGCTGACCGCGACCGGTCTCGCGCTGACCCCGCGGCTGGGGCCGGTGCTCGCGCCGTCCCTCGTCGGCGGGGGCTGGATCGCGCTGCTGCTGGTGGCGGAGGCGACGGCCGACGGCCCGCTCGCGCCCTTCACCGCGGCCGGACAGAGCACGGCGGCCGCCGTCGCCGTACTCGCCGCCGGTCTCCTCTTCTTCCTCCGTGACCGCTTCGACCTCTTCCACGGGAGCCCCGCATGA